A stretch of the Arachis stenosperma cultivar V10309 chromosome 6, arast.V10309.gnm1.PFL2, whole genome shotgun sequence genome encodes the following:
- the LOC130933757 gene encoding dirigent protein 22-like, translating into MAKSKTLFSIFFIPLLFSTLVTAKDPRFDRSLSPKSLGLRKEKLSHLHFYFHDILSGQNPTAVRVAQAAMTATSPTLFGAVMMADDPLTVGPEPNSKVIGKAQGIYASASQNDLGLLMVLNFAFMEGKYNGSTVSLLGRNAVFSGVREMSIVGGSGVFRFARGYAQAKTFWLNTTSGDAIVEYNVYVLHY; encoded by the coding sequence ATGGCGAAATCCAAAACCCTCTTCTCTATCTTCTTCATTCCCCTCCTCTTCTCCACCCTTGTCACCGCCAAAGACCCTCGTTTCGATCGAAGCCTGTCTCCAAAATCACTGGGCCTCCGCAAGGAGAAGCTTAGCCACCTCCACTTTTACTTCCACGACATTCTCAGCGGCCAAAACCCCACCGCTGTTAGGGTGGCCCAAGCTGCAATGACGGCTACGTCCCCCACGTTATTCGGAGCTGTAATGATGGCCGATGACCCCTTAACCGTTGGGCCTGAGCCCAACTCCAAGGTCATAGGAAAAGCCCAGGGGATTTATGCGTCGGCGTCGCAAAATGATCTGGGGCTATTGATGGTGTTGAACTTTGCATTCATGGAAGGGAAGTACAATGGGAGCACAGTGAGCTTGTTGGGGAGGAATGCGGTGTTTTCCGGCGTGAGGGAGATGTCGATCGTGGGAGGGAGCGGGGTATTCCGATTTGCACGTGGATACGCTCAGGCCAAGACTTTCTGGCTTAACACCACCTCCGGCGATGCTATTGTCGAATATAATGTCTACGTTTTgcattattaa
- the LOC130935768 gene encoding pterocarpan synthase 1-like encodes MAKTLTFFSTLTVLFFLFSSYVTAKQPRFYRTISPTSLGLRKEKLSHLHFYFHDIVSGPKPTAIRVAEAQVTKHSPTLFGAVVMIDDPLTVGPEPSSKLVGKAQGIYASASQNDMGLLMVMNLEFSEGKYNGSTLSLLGRNAVLHTIREMPIVGGSGLFRFAHGYAQAKTHWINITSGDAIVEYNVYVFHY; translated from the coding sequence atgGCTAAAACCTTAACCTTCTTCTCCACACTCACcgtcctcttcttcctcttctcgtCCTATGTAACCGCCAAACAACCTCGCTTCTATCGAACCATCTCTCCCACATCTCTGGGCCTCCGCAAAGAGAAGCTCAGCCACCTCCATTTCTATTTCCACGACATTGTCAGCGGCCCAAAGCCCACCGCCATAAGGGTGGCCGAGGCCCAAGTGACAAAGCATTCCCCCACCCTCTTCGGAGCGGTGGTCATGATCGACGACCCCTTGACAGTGGGGCCCGAGCCCAGCTCGAAGCTGGTGGGAAAAGCCCAGGGAATCTACGCCTCTGCTTCGCAGAACGACATGGGGTTGCTGATGGTGATGAACTTGGAGTTCTCGGAAGGCAAATACAATGGCAGCACGCTAAGCTTGCTTGGTCGGAACGCGGTGCTTCACACCATCAGGGAGATGCCCATCGTTGGTGGCAGCGGGCTTTTCCGATTCGCCCATGGCTATGCTCAGGCCAAGACTCACTGGATCAATATCACTTCAGGGGACGCCATTGTCGAGTACAATGTCTACGTGTTCCATTATTGa